One part of the Methanocalculus alkaliphilus genome encodes these proteins:
- a CDS encoding RtcB family protein has translation MQKEFSSVGRHEWDLPLGYIPDMRVSGRLFLSESLFGSLEEGAVRQLANVATLPGIIGHSFGMPDIHWGYGFPIGGVAAFSEEEGIISPGGVGFDINCGVRMITTPLNISDLGKMEDIIGRLYQQVPTGVGSKSAFRLSATALDDLLAHGASWAVSEGYGLPDDCIRCEEGGYMKEAVPENVSEKARKRGIPQCGTLGSGNHFLELQVVSEIRDQEAAATFGVQEGNVCCMIHCGSRGLGHQVCTDHLKTLEKATKKYGINLPDRQLSCAPLTSPEGESYFGAMAAAANYAWANRQIITHQVRTLFESAFGIAHTEMPLVYDVAHNVAKWEKHTVDGSERRVCVHRKGATRAFGPGRPELPAVYRKTGQPVIIPGSMGTASYLLAGTETAMEKTFGSTCHGAGRVSSRKEAKKTVRGAAVSAELKKQGIIVRAPSGDVIAEEAPEMYKSSDEVIRVVHEAGLSRIVARMMPLGVIKG, from the coding sequence ATGCAGAAAGAATTCTCTTCTGTTGGACGCCATGAATGGGATCTTCCCCTGGGATATATCCCGGATATGCGGGTATCCGGGAGGCTCTTCCTTTCAGAGTCTCTCTTTGGCTCTCTTGAAGAGGGAGCCGTCCGACAGCTTGCCAATGTCGCAACCCTCCCGGGTATCATCGGCCACTCCTTTGGGATGCCTGACATCCACTGGGGCTATGGATTTCCGATCGGTGGGGTCGCCGCCTTCTCAGAAGAGGAGGGGATCATCTCACCCGGGGGTGTCGGATTTGACATCAATTGTGGAGTCCGGATGATCACAACGCCCCTGAATATCTCCGATCTGGGGAAGATGGAGGATATCATCGGCAGGCTGTATCAGCAGGTTCCAACAGGTGTTGGTTCAAAAAGTGCATTCCGCCTCTCCGCTACCGCACTCGACGATCTCCTGGCACACGGAGCCAGCTGGGCGGTATCTGAAGGCTATGGCCTTCCTGATGACTGCATCCGGTGTGAAGAGGGAGGATATATGAAGGAGGCTGTCCCCGAAAACGTCAGTGAGAAGGCGCGCAAGAGGGGGATTCCCCAGTGCGGCACCCTGGGATCAGGAAATCACTTCCTTGAGCTCCAGGTGGTATCCGAGATCAGGGATCAAGAGGCTGCAGCAACATTTGGTGTACAGGAAGGCAACGTCTGTTGTATGATCCATTGCGGATCGCGCGGGCTCGGGCACCAGGTCTGCACAGATCACCTGAAAACCCTTGAGAAAGCCACAAAGAAGTACGGGATTAATCTCCCTGACCGCCAGCTCTCCTGTGCCCCTCTCACCTCACCTGAAGGGGAGAGCTACTTCGGCGCGATGGCGGCGGCTGCAAATTATGCCTGGGCCAACCGCCAGATCATCACCCATCAGGTGAGAACCCTCTTTGAATCGGCATTTGGGATCGCCCATACCGAGATGCCACTGGTCTATGATGTGGCGCATAATGTCGCCAAATGGGAGAAACATACTGTTGATGGCTCAGAACGGCGCGTCTGTGTTCATAGAAAAGGAGCAACCCGGGCATTTGGACCAGGAAGACCAGAACTCCCCGCCGTGTACCGGAAAACAGGACAGCCGGTGATCATTCCAGGCAGCATGGGAACGGCATCCTACCTCCTCGCAGGAACAGAGACGGCGATGGAGAAGACCTTCGGGAGCACCTGCCATGGTGCAGGACGGGTCAGTAGCAGAAAAGAGGCGAAGAAGACAGTACGTGGGGCTGCGGTATCAGCTGAACTAAAGAAGCAGGGGATCATCGTCCGGGCGCCATCCGGGGATGTAATCGCCGAGGAAGCACCTGAGATGTATAAGTCAAGTGATGAGGTTATCCGTGTTGTTCATGAGGCCGGACTCTCCCGGATCGTTGCACGCATGATGCCCCTTGGAGTGATCAAAGGATGA
- a CDS encoding RNA-guided endonuclease InsQ/TnpB family protein, with the protein MLLTMKVKLHPIGDQHQKLLRTMERFNEACNYISEFAWRNKVFNKVELQKNLYYDIRGTFSLSSQMVIRAIGKVSESYLADRSGYHEFRPHGAIIYDQRILAIKTPDTCSILTLDGREMVSMSYGRYQPLDLKRVKGQADLALIKNQFYLLIVVDVPEEPQIEPEEIIGVDLGIANIATTSTGETFSGQKCTESRKRYTRIKADLQSVGTWDAKKHLKKLSGKERRFKNDTNHCISKQIVAEAKGTHSGIALEDLTGIRDRTPGYKALAAAIGKWAFYEIAMYIRYKAHMAGLPVYLVDPHYTSQECSHCGYTSRENRKTQSDFFCIKCGYKDNADINAAKNIASRADVNQPIALRPEPKRSGRWKGKPTTSVVGS; encoded by the coding sequence ATGCTTCTGACAATGAAGGTGAAACTCCATCCAATCGGGGATCAGCACCAGAAACTGCTCCGTACAATGGAGCGTTTCAACGAAGCATGTAACTATATTTCAGAATTCGCCTGGAGAAATAAGGTTTTTAACAAAGTCGAACTTCAAAAGAACCTGTACTATGACATTCGCGGTACATTCTCCCTGTCATCTCAAATGGTAATTCGTGCGATTGGCAAAGTATCCGAAAGTTATCTTGCGGATCGATCCGGCTACCATGAGTTCAGGCCTCATGGAGCAATCATCTATGATCAACGTATCCTGGCGATAAAGACTCCTGATACCTGTTCTATCCTGACACTTGACGGAAGAGAGATGGTATCGATGTCATACGGCAGATACCAGCCTCTCGATCTCAAACGGGTAAAGGGTCAGGCCGATCTCGCCCTCATCAAGAACCAGTTCTATCTCCTGATCGTGGTAGACGTACCTGAAGAACCACAGATTGAACCTGAGGAGATCATCGGAGTCGATCTCGGTATCGCCAATATCGCAACAACATCGACAGGTGAAACCTTCTCCGGGCAGAAATGTACTGAATCCAGAAAGAGATACACCCGTATTAAAGCGGATCTTCAATCCGTTGGTACATGGGACGCAAAAAAACATCTCAAAAAACTCAGTGGAAAAGAACGCCGATTCAAGAATGATACAAACCACTGTATCAGCAAACAGATCGTCGCTGAAGCCAAAGGCACACACTCCGGTATCGCGTTGGAAGATCTGACAGGTATCCGTGATCGGACACCCGGTTATAAGGCATTAGCAGCGGCAATCGGTAAATGGGCGTTTTATGAGATAGCAATGTACATCCGATATAAAGCACATATGGCTGGTCTCCCGGTCTACCTCGTTGATCCCCACTATACATCCCAAGAATGTTCCCATTGTGGATATACGAGCAGGGAAAACCGGAAAACCCAGTCTGACTTCTTCTGTATCAAATGTGGATATAAGGATAATGCGGATATCAATGCCGCAAAAAACATTGCATCAAGGGCTGATGTCAACCAGCCTATCGCACTCCGTCCTGAACCTAAACGGTCAGGAAGATGGAAGGGCAAGCCCACGACTTCAGTCGTGGGTAGTTGA
- a CDS encoding biotin--[acetyl-CoA-carboxylase] ligase: MNNAAFNVLKILDRESGKISGEKISEELGISRSAVWKHIEELRELGYEIDATQKEGYHVTGRTNRLLPYEIKRQLKTRKIGSEIHYVATTPSTIWLGKQMIREIEDDIPEGLVILAEEQTGGLGRLGRSWASPAGGIWTTIVLKPSIPIQKAFMIMIAASVAVSRAIRKEYDIGALIKWPNDIFIGDKKVGGMHLELSAEADVIHYCLLSLGIDVNVSIEELMPVLNREVTSISEELGYDVDRTKFLARVLTEFERRYTLVERNEYDALLREWRSLSCTLERRVEIKTLKKTFEGEAIDIDDHGALIIRKDNGKIERVIAGDCHIL, translated from the coding sequence ATGAATAACGCTGCATTTAACGTCCTGAAGATCCTTGACCGGGAGAGCGGTAAGATTTCTGGAGAGAAGATCAGTGAAGAGCTGGGGATCAGCCGATCTGCGGTCTGGAAACATATCGAAGAGCTTCGCGAACTTGGGTATGAAATAGATGCCACCCAGAAAGAGGGATATCATGTGACCGGAAGGACAAACCGCCTCCTTCCATATGAGATTAAGCGGCAGCTCAAAACAAGGAAGATCGGATCTGAGATTCATTATGTCGCAACCACCCCCTCAACCATCTGGCTTGGAAAACAGATGATCCGGGAGATTGAGGACGATATACCGGAAGGGCTTGTCATACTCGCAGAAGAGCAGACCGGCGGGCTTGGACGCCTTGGTCGATCGTGGGCATCACCTGCAGGAGGAATCTGGACGACGATCGTCCTCAAGCCATCGATCCCCATCCAGAAGGCCTTCATGATCATGATCGCCGCATCCGTTGCCGTATCCCGGGCCATCAGAAAAGAGTATGATATTGGCGCATTGATCAAATGGCCAAATGATATCTTCATCGGCGATAAGAAGGTCGGAGGGATGCATCTTGAATTATCAGCCGAGGCTGATGTCATCCACTACTGTCTGCTCAGCCTTGGAATCGATGTCAATGTATCAATCGAGGAACTGATGCCGGTCCTGAACCGCGAGGTGACATCGATCTCAGAAGAGCTTGGATACGATGTTGACCGGACAAAGTTCCTTGCACGTGTCCTGACCGAGTTTGAGAGGCGGTACACCCTGGTCGAGCGGAATGAATATGATGCACTCCTCCGGGAATGGAGAAGCCTCTCCTGCACACTGGAGCGAAGAGTCGAGATAAAAACCCTCAAGAAGACCTTTGAAGGAGAGGCCATTGATATCGATGATCATGGGGCATTGATCATCAGAAAGGATAATGGAAAGATCGAGCGGGTCATCGCCGGTGACTGCCATATCCTTTGA
- a CDS encoding mechanosensitive ion channel family protein: MVETQFAEIYEEIIPLLIDAAVIFIIAYLLARVISFALIRSSEFLGHARIAIRMIVPILNILIYTVAIMLVIQRVVTLSTIELVAFSGLFGAAIGFGLKDAFANVIGGVIIAFEKPFRIGDRIKMGEYYGEVVELGLIDTRIVTPDDSYVTIPNYKIFTQSVASANAGKTEMQVVVDVYIDHTADICRAIEIFRDAIVTSRHVYITDTCFYTILTENQIYAVRLRARAYVWDLRDEFECKAEISRRTKTAFQEAGIPPPRLYPVAETP, from the coding sequence ATGGTCGAGACACAGTTTGCAGAGATCTATGAGGAGATCATCCCCCTTCTCATCGACGCCGCAGTTATTTTCATTATCGCATATCTGCTTGCCAGAGTGATCAGTTTTGCGTTGATCCGTTCATCGGAGTTCCTGGGCCATGCACGGATCGCCATCCGGATGATCGTTCCGATACTCAACATCCTTATCTACACCGTTGCTATCATGCTCGTGATCCAGCGTGTGGTGACGCTCTCGACCATCGAGCTGGTCGCCTTCTCCGGTCTCTTCGGTGCGGCGATCGGCTTTGGCCTGAAGGATGCCTTTGCAAATGTCATCGGCGGGGTCATCATCGCCTTTGAAAAACCGTTCCGGATAGGGGATCGGATTAAGATGGGGGAGTATTATGGGGAGGTGGTGGAGCTTGGCCTCATCGATACCCGGATCGTCACCCCTGATGACAGTTATGTCACCATCCCGAATTACAAGATCTTCACCCAGAGCGTCGCAAGTGCCAATGCCGGGAAGACTGAGATGCAGGTCGTTGTGGACGTCTACATCGATCATACTGCGGATATCTGCCGTGCAATCGAGATCTTCAGGGACGCCATCGTCACATCCCGGCATGTGTATATCACAGATACCTGCTTTTATACGATCCTTACTGAGAACCAGATATACGCAGTCCGGCTCCGGGCACGGGCATATGTCTGGGATCTTCGTGATGAGTTTGAATGCAAGGCAGAGATATCACGAAGGACAAAAACAGCATTTCAGGAGGCGGGGATCCCCCCGCCACGACTGTATCCGGTGGCTGAGACTCCTTAA
- a CDS encoding GHMP family kinase ATP-binding protein — protein sequence MPTMKIRGGDLDLVEYEFVAFSPGEEIRTCGLLGKVTADPQEGTFTAVAPARIHLSVFDMNRFAPGHPGGGGLGFAIRLYCQAEVSCTPEGIEVEHPRASIIRHFLIAMSRAVGYTGGFHVVATDHGKEHVGLGSTSTLLTAVGNATNAALGSPLSSDQIRVLIGNNYVEETEGGDVVFGFETGVGPAVSTHGGIGVMGDALSLVYQHPFAEDKNVFIVIPPTGVSSAGEHEFDLLMTRARTLDYRDRELKVYMIMMDLIPAVERGDLKTIGDIMWEIEFRGSKRAEVEHHSFALYEYMSRLREAGLEFVAMSSVGPAIAIITEKSRGDMESIVASLGLEIAVEAAVDNQGVQVTPLV from the coding sequence ATGCCGACGATGAAGATCCGTGGTGGCGACCTCGATCTCGTTGAGTACGAGTTCGTCGCCTTCTCACCAGGAGAGGAGATCAGGACATGCGGATTACTCGGGAAAGTGACTGCAGATCCACAGGAGGGTACATTCACTGCAGTTGCACCTGCACGAATCCATCTGAGCGTCTTTGACATGAACCGTTTTGCCCCCGGCCATCCCGGCGGAGGCGGCCTTGGGTTTGCCATCCGGCTGTACTGCCAGGCTGAGGTCTCCTGCACACCGGAAGGCATAGAGGTGGAGCATCCCCGGGCATCCATCATCCGCCACTTCCTTATTGCAATGAGCCGGGCTGTCGGCTATACCGGAGGATTCCATGTGGTGGCGACGGACCATGGCAAGGAGCATGTGGGGCTTGGATCGACAAGCACCCTTCTCACCGCCGTTGGAAATGCCACAAATGCCGCACTTGGCTCTCCACTCTCAAGCGATCAGATCCGGGTGCTTATTGGGAATAATTATGTCGAGGAGACCGAAGGCGGCGATGTCGTCTTTGGATTTGAGACCGGGGTCGGCCCTGCGGTATCAACACACGGCGGCATCGGGGTGATGGGTGATGCACTCTCCCTCGTCTACCAGCATCCATTTGCTGAAGATAAGAACGTCTTCATCGTCATCCCCCCGACCGGAGTATCCAGTGCAGGGGAGCATGAGTTCGATCTCCTGATGACGAGGGCCCGTACCCTTGATTACCGGGATCGTGAACTCAAGGTCTATATGATCATGATGGATCTGATTCCTGCGGTTGAGCGGGGCGACCTCAAAACAATCGGCGACATCATGTGGGAGATAGAGTTCCGCGGATCAAAGCGGGCAGAGGTGGAGCATCACAGCTTTGCGCTCTATGAGTATATGAGCCGCCTCCGGGAAGCAGGTCTTGAGTTTGTTGCGATGAGTTCGGTCGGTCCGGCGATCGCCATTATCACTGAGAAGAGCAGAGGAGATATGGAATCGATCGTCGCCTCCCTCGGCCTTGAGATCGCAGTTGAGGCTGCCGTTGATAACCAGGGTGTCCAGGTGACCCCCCTGGTGTGA
- a CDS encoding DUF2551 domain-containing protein, translated as MLSPGEIRKEIEERLRAYLSRDRSGIRKELLNLFIRVRSLTIAEIHARLNEHFSIGIKSVASMVGIIASKFGILHIRRNAEGTTSVYEMKEQYLDVVTDIVAST; from the coding sequence ATGCTCTCGCCGGGAGAGATCAGGAAAGAGATCGAAGAGCGCCTCAGAGCGTACCTATCCAGAGACAGATCCGGGATACGGAAAGAGTTGCTCAACCTCTTCATTCGTGTCCGTTCACTCACCATTGCAGAGATCCATGCACGGTTAAATGAACACTTCAGCATCGGTATCAAATCCGTTGCATCCATGGTTGGGATCATCGCATCCAAATTCGGAATACTGCATATCCGTCGGAATGCCGAAGGTACAACCAGTGTCTATGAGATGAAAGAACAATATCTTGATGTTGTGACAGATATTGTCGCATCAACATAA
- a CDS encoding putative manganese-dependent inorganic diphosphatase — MNSVYVIGHKNPDTDSICSVIGYAAYLNRDEMGRYIPARCGDVNPETAFVLSHFGIEPPAFIESVEATVADIPFTYTLNAGMDVPTIDVVEMMDEHDLRNIPIIDDKGRLAGLVSEHGLSKAYVRRTRVEHLSVSPIPIETLARILDADIVVRKREIIEGNVYISIDALHVTLSRLTENDIAIVGDNEPSQLALISAGIAVLIIADDAPLGERVIKAATQRDVSLLATKLDAFGVAKMINLSLPASQVMATDVPVVHTDDNLDYVKQLVSNSRYRTACIVDEENKLIGMISRNTLMEEIQKSVILLDHNEYSQAVDGIEHAEILEIIDHHRLGAMTTLKPIRFVMEPVGSTSTIVASIYRDSGVQIPEKIAGLLLAGILSDTLGLKMSTTTTKDEEMVTYLSGITGIEPVEFGMKLFQEGMELSEYSIGELLKKDTKRYTLFSKEVVITQVMVPSENFSTIHAEEIQAILPEIREELDVDIVAVLITCVFENGSDLFVAADDQTLQRLQIDTQPVRLEGVMSRKKDFLPRFGQMIRSL; from the coding sequence ATGAACAGTGTCTATGTTATCGGGCATAAAAACCCGGATACGGATAGTATCTGCAGTGTTATCGGATATGCGGCATATCTCAACCGGGATGAGATGGGGAGATATATCCCTGCACGATGTGGTGACGTGAACCCGGAGACGGCATTTGTCCTCTCGCACTTCGGGATCGAGCCACCAGCCTTCATCGAGTCGGTCGAGGCGACGGTGGCGGATATTCCATTTACCTACACATTGAATGCCGGGATGGACGTTCCGACGATCGATGTCGTCGAGATGATGGATGAACATGATCTGAGAAACATCCCGATCATCGATGACAAGGGGCGCCTCGCCGGGCTCGTCTCTGAACACGGCCTCTCCAAGGCATATGTCAGGCGTACCCGGGTTGAGCACCTCTCCGTATCCCCAATTCCTATTGAGACACTGGCACGGATTCTTGATGCTGATATCGTCGTCAGGAAGAGAGAGATCATCGAAGGGAATGTCTATATCTCCATCGATGCGCTCCATGTCACCCTCTCCCGCCTCACCGAGAATGATATTGCGATCGTCGGAGATAATGAACCATCCCAGCTTGCACTCATCTCAGCAGGGATTGCCGTTCTGATCATCGCAGATGACGCCCCGCTTGGGGAACGGGTGATCAAGGCTGCGACACAACGGGATGTCTCACTCCTTGCAACGAAGCTTGATGCATTCGGGGTCGCCAAGATGATCAACCTCTCCCTCCCCGCATCCCAGGTGATGGCCACCGATGTCCCGGTGGTCCATACAGATGACAATCTCGATTACGTCAAGCAGCTCGTCAGCAACTCGCGATACCGTACCGCCTGTATTGTTGATGAGGAGAATAAACTCATCGGGATGATATCCCGCAATACCCTGATGGAGGAGATTCAGAAGTCGGTTATCCTCCTTGATCATAATGAGTACAGTCAGGCGGTCGATGGCATCGAGCATGCCGAGATCCTTGAGATCATCGACCATCACCGGCTTGGGGCGATGACCACACTCAAGCCGATCCGCTTTGTGATGGAACCTGTCGGATCAACCTCAACCATCGTCGCATCCATCTATCGTGATTCCGGAGTACAAATCCCCGAAAAGATTGCAGGACTTCTCCTCGCCGGCATCCTCTCGGATACGCTCGGACTGAAGATGTCGACGACGACGACAAAGGATGAGGAGATGGTCACGTACCTTTCCGGGATAACAGGGATAGAACCGGTTGAGTTTGGCATGAAACTCTTCCAGGAAGGGATGGAGCTCTCAGAGTATTCAATAGGGGAACTCCTGAAGAAAGATACAAAGCGGTACACACTCTTCTCCAAGGAGGTCGTCATCACCCAGGTGATGGTTCCATCAGAGAATTTCTCGACCATTCACGCAGAAGAGATTCAGGCGATCCTCCCCGAGATCCGTGAAGAGCTCGATGTGGATATCGTCGCCGTCCTGATCACCTGTGTCTTTGAAAATGGGAGCGATCTCTTCGTCGCTGCAGATGACCAGACACTCCAGCGCCTGCAAATCGATACGCAGCCCGTCCGGCTTGAGGGAGTTATGTCACGAAAGAAGGACTTCCTTCCAAGATTCGGCCAGATGATCAGGTCACTCTGA
- a CDS encoding type II toxin-antitoxin system VapC family toxin produces the protein METEAVIAILGRCMSNWVLVDSEVIEYEIGQFADEERAKTVQNLLNFSQERVSIDTNIINRAREIHELGIDTFDALHVASAESVDAVFITSDDALVKGIKNHQETSSIVIGNPVQWLMEVTYGNKNTQ, from the coding sequence ATGGAAACTGAAGCAGTAATTGCAATACTTGGTCGTTGTATGTCCAACTGGGTGTTGGTTGACAGTGAAGTGATCGAGTATGAGATTGGTCAATTTGCAGACGAAGAGAGGGCAAAGACGGTTCAGAACCTCCTAAATTTTTCCCAGGAGCGAGTGAGTATCGATACAAATATCATAAATCGTGCCCGAGAAATCCATGAGTTGGGTATCGATACCTTTGATGCCCTGCATGTTGCATCTGCTGAGAGTGTGGATGCAGTCTTCATTACAAGCGATGACGCCCTTGTCAAAGGTATTAAGAATCACCAGGAAACATCCTCTATTGTAATAGGCAACCCTGTTCAGTGGCTCATGGAGGTGACCTATGGAAACAAAAACACTCAATGA
- a CDS encoding ABC transporter ATP-binding protein, whose protein sequence is MITIHDLSHGILRIPALSIEPGITTILGPNGAGKTTLLSIMAGVIIPETGLVLIDGNPPRSCEVGWVSEFPDRNILFERVFDEIAAPLRFRNLPMEAIETRTMEIAEMLRITRLINRKTRTLSGGEKVLVALATALVTSPLLLVIDEADSHLDEETAWEMQDALRSDPPPYILQSSQYRDIAAVSDDCIMIRDGRVISGGIPRDG, encoded by the coding sequence ATGATAACAATTCACGACCTCTCCCATGGCATTCTCCGGATACCGGCCCTCTCGATAGAGCCGGGTATCACAACAATCCTTGGACCAAACGGTGCGGGAAAGACGACGCTCCTCTCGATAATGGCCGGGGTCATCATTCCGGAGACGGGACTGGTCCTGATCGACGGTAACCCCCCGCGATCATGCGAGGTCGGCTGGGTATCAGAATTTCCTGACAGGAATATACTCTTTGAGCGGGTCTTCGACGAGATAGCCGCCCCCCTCAGATTCAGAAACCTGCCAATGGAGGCGATCGAAACCCGGACAATGGAGATTGCAGAGATGCTTCGGATCACCCGTCTCATCAATCGAAAGACGCGGACACTCTCTGGTGGGGAGAAAGTACTCGTTGCCCTCGCGACGGCACTTGTCACCTCCCCTCTCCTCCTTGTCATCGATGAGGCAGACTCGCATCTTGATGAGGAGACGGCATGGGAGATGCAGGATGCACTCCGATCCGATCCCCCCCCCTATATACTACAGAGCAGCCAGTATCGTGATATTGCCGCTGTATCAGACGATTGCATCATGATTCGTGATGGAAGGGTCATCTCAGGGGGGATACCCAGGGATGGCTGA
- a CDS encoding biotin transporter BioY, translating to MYGNIEYAKILTRTATFAALISIGGWVSIVVPILPLVPFTLQTLFLLLAALVMKRYAVLPAVLYILLGVCNLPVFHNGTAGLGVLLGPTGGYIIGFVPAALIAGLLCEKTFRHAEITGIISASIIIWIFGTAWLSLSTGMPFTAAVIVGVLPFIPGDILKGVAALAIARRVT from the coding sequence ATGTACGGTAATATCGAGTATGCAAAAATCCTGACCCGGACAGCGACATTCGCGGCGCTGATAAGCATCGGAGGGTGGGTATCGATAGTGGTTCCAATCCTGCCACTCGTCCCCTTCACCCTGCAGACGCTGTTTCTCCTGCTTGCTGCCCTTGTAATGAAGCGGTATGCCGTCCTTCCTGCGGTCCTCTACATTCTCCTTGGAGTCTGTAACCTCCCGGTATTTCATAACGGGACAGCAGGACTTGGGGTCCTCCTTGGCCCGACCGGCGGGTATATCATTGGCTTTGTACCTGCGGCACTCATTGCCGGACTCCTGTGTGAAAAGACCTTCCGGCATGCAGAGATAACCGGGATCATCTCGGCAAGTATCATCATCTGGATATTTGGAACTGCCTGGCTCTCCCTCTCAACAGGTATGCCGTTTACTGCCGCCGTGATTGTCGGCGTTCTCCCCTTCATTCCCGGTGATATTCTCAAGGGAGTGGCAGCCCTTGCCATCGCCCGAAGAGTTACATGA
- a CDS encoding DUF2111 domain-containing protein, with translation MHRYTIARDASADDLEPVLMTIHTIVSNLPITGRSKEKPGIRIEDGKVIERSYSGPILEEAIAKNSLIKTRPKEGIYKGIPVVVAPIRDSEGEAIGAIGVVDITGIFDLATLMEHQSFILRQVCGTDPCPLDSEQSIAKR, from the coding sequence ATGCATCGATATACCATTGCCCGGGATGCATCAGCCGATGATCTCGAACCGGTCCTGATGACGATCCACACGATAGTCTCGAATCTTCCGATAACCGGACGATCCAAAGAGAAGCCCGGCATCCGGATAGAAGACGGGAAGGTGATCGAGAGATCCTATTCAGGACCGATCCTTGAAGAGGCGATTGCGAAGAACAGCCTGATCAAGACACGGCCAAAAGAGGGGATCTATAAGGGAATTCCGGTCGTCGTCGCACCCATACGGGATAGTGAGGGGGAGGCGATTGGAGCAATCGGGGTCGTTGACATCACCGGCATCTTTGATCTGGCGACGCTTATGGAACACCAGTCTTTCATCCTTCGTCAGGTCTGTGGAACAGATCCCTGTCCATTGGATAGTGAACAGAGCATTGCAAAAAGGTAA
- a CDS encoding archease, with amino-acid sequence MSIEELPHTADVRRRIRAESREELFSLAAKAMFAVLYPGECDHHSEKTMRVDADEPEDLLWEFLSDLLYTSEVESFVVCETVVRFTESGLVATLRGEPFQREKHEGGREIKGVSLSGLAIRTTGDMMSCDIIFDI; translated from the coding sequence ATGAGTATTGAAGAACTCCCTCATACCGCAGATGTACGTCGGCGTATACGGGCAGAGAGCAGGGAGGAGCTCTTCTCCCTTGCTGCAAAGGCTATGTTTGCAGTCCTCTACCCCGGAGAATGTGATCATCATTCTGAGAAGACGATGAGAGTTGATGCAGACGAGCCCGAGGATCTCCTCTGGGAGTTCCTCTCTGATCTCCTCTACACCTCCGAGGTTGAATCATTCGTCGTCTGTGAGACGGTTGTCAGATTCACAGAAAGCGGTCTGGTCGCCACACTCAGAGGAGAGCCATTTCAGCGAGAGAAGCATGAAGGGGGGCGGGAGATCAAAGGTGTCTCACTCTCCGGCCTCGCCATCCGGACTACCGGAGATATGATGAGCTGTGATATCATCTTTGATATTTGA